A single region of the Elizabethkingia sp. JS20170427COW genome encodes:
- a CDS encoding AMP-binding protein has protein sequence MKRGSYVNGVSTQALLGETIGENLRRTVEKFHDKKALVSVHQNYRANYQEFFDQTSILAKALLAHGIRKGERVGIWSPNCYEWTLLQYATARIGIILVNLNPAYRAHEVSYAINQSEISMVVSAVSYKTSNYKHMLNLVKEDCPSLKSIIYLGENWEALLDKAPKISDQQLQDAEQQVQFDDAVNIQYTSGTTGFPKGVTLTHHNLINNGYFIAQRLHYSEKDRVCIPVPFYHCFGMVIGNLACTTHGACMVIPNDMFDATKTLEAVQQEKCTSLYGVPTMFISELGLPNFKEYDLSSLRTGVMAGSLCPPEIMKRVQSEMNMKEISICYGMTETSPVSTQTMIGVPFEKQVSTVGTVQDHLEIKIIDPTTGAIVPRGTSGELCTRGYSVMLKYWNDPEKTREVLDDGRWMHTGDMASMDEEGYITITGRIKDLIIRGGENISPKWIEDFLYTHPKIVEVQVIGVPSEKFGEEVMAWVKLHEGVEASGEELKAYCDQKIAHYCIPKYWKFVNNFPMTISGKIRKVEMREISIQELGL, from the coding sequence ATGAAAAGAGGATCATATGTAAATGGAGTAAGTACCCAAGCTCTACTAGGGGAAACCATAGGAGAAAACCTGAGACGTACCGTAGAAAAATTTCATGATAAGAAAGCTTTGGTATCGGTACACCAAAATTATAGAGCTAATTATCAAGAGTTTTTCGACCAAACCAGTATTCTCGCAAAAGCACTTTTAGCTCATGGCATCCGAAAAGGTGAAAGAGTTGGGATATGGTCTCCCAATTGTTACGAATGGACATTACTACAATATGCCACTGCCAGGATAGGAATTATCCTCGTTAACCTAAACCCAGCCTACCGAGCTCATGAGGTAAGCTATGCCATTAACCAATCGGAAATTAGCATGGTAGTTTCTGCCGTTAGTTACAAAACCTCCAACTACAAGCACATGCTAAATCTGGTAAAAGAAGATTGCCCTTCTTTAAAAAGCATTATCTACCTGGGAGAAAATTGGGAAGCTCTTTTGGATAAAGCTCCTAAAATCTCCGACCAGCAATTGCAAGATGCTGAACAGCAAGTACAGTTTGACGATGCTGTTAACATACAGTACACTTCAGGAACCACAGGATTTCCTAAAGGTGTTACCCTTACCCACCATAACCTCATCAATAACGGATACTTTATCGCACAGCGCTTGCACTACAGCGAAAAAGATAGGGTGTGCATCCCTGTACCTTTTTACCATTGCTTTGGGATGGTTATCGGAAATCTTGCTTGTACTACCCATGGAGCTTGTATGGTAATCCCTAACGATATGTTTGATGCTACCAAAACGCTAGAGGCTGTTCAACAAGAAAAATGCACCTCCCTATACGGAGTACCCACCATGTTTATCTCAGAATTGGGACTTCCTAACTTTAAGGAATATGACCTCAGCTCTCTACGTACAGGAGTAATGGCGGGCTCTCTTTGCCCTCCCGAAATTATGAAGCGCGTACAAAGCGAAATGAACATGAAGGAAATTAGCATCTGTTACGGAATGACAGAAACTTCCCCAGTATCTACCCAAACGATGATAGGGGTTCCTTTTGAAAAGCAAGTAAGCACTGTAGGAACGGTACAAGACCATTTGGAAATAAAAATTATTGACCCTACAACTGGGGCTATTGTTCCTAGGGGAACTTCAGGAGAGCTGTGTACCCGCGGCTATTCGGTTATGCTAAAATACTGGAATGACCCTGAGAAAACCCGCGAAGTATTAGACGATGGCAGATGGATGCATACAGGAGATATGGCCTCCATGGATGAAGAAGGGTATATCACCATTACAGGAAGGATTAAAGACCTCATCATCCGCGGTGGCGAAAATATCTCCCCTAAATGGATTGAGGACTTCCTATACACCCATCCTAAGATTGTAGAGGTACAAGTAATTGGTGTGCCTAGTGAAAAATTTGGAGAAGAAGTAATGGCTTGGGTAAAACTACATGAAGGTGTAGAGGCCAGCGGCGAAGAGCTAAAAGCCTACTGCGACCAAAAAATAGCCCACTACTGTATCCCCAAGTATTGGAAATTTGTCAACAATTTCCCGATGACAATTTCTGGGAAAATACGCAAGGTGGAAATGAGAGAAATCTCCATACAAGAACTTGGATTATAA
- a CDS encoding ATP-dependent DNA helicase RecQ: protein MESQDNLSQVLQETLQRFWGYPSFRDQQEEIITSLLANKDTLALLPTGGGKSLCYQVPALLKEGVALVISPLLALIKDQVYDLYHRGIPAVYLSSELDEEQEDQVYSNLKNDDYKLLYVSPERLQNRKFLENIADIHISFIAVDEAHCISEWGNDFRPSYQNIKDFRTLFPYLNCIALTATASKKVIQEIETKLSLHQVNIFKKSYKRENLGIRFYELSDKFTHILYYLKSNPNSGLIYVRTRNDAENLAKWLQQSGISKVDYYHAGLSVREKQKKQEQWLKSNDFTLVSTNAFGMGIDKDNVSFVIHLSPPPSIENYYQEIGRAGRNGEQAETILLWNENELQEIDDVLKNQLANFSEYQKVISYLYSYCRVAEHEKPEAFFEIQTQKIRAHTRVSRAKIVAVLRYLHNQEIIYLKESKGLSSLELKFEISDLELLSKGDSYFIEKLSRALDGIATHRVYFNEKSIIQKLGLDEEELKQKLKELHHKELVDYFDGNSAGIRFLVPRNDKLLHHQYWNLFSTIQKYKLQKWEEMKYFIQESKICKMKMILAYFGEGSAKPCGKCYICLDHKSIETPKKVDELIIESLKASPKSLDEICIDLKFYSKDMILDLLKELLDEKKIKMLNYKTYTL, encoded by the coding sequence ATGGAAAGTCAGGACAACTTATCTCAGGTTTTACAAGAAACCCTTCAACGCTTTTGGGGTTATCCTAGCTTTAGAGATCAGCAGGAGGAGATCATCACTTCTTTGCTTGCCAATAAAGATACATTAGCACTCTTACCTACAGGAGGAGGAAAATCTTTATGCTACCAAGTTCCTGCATTGTTGAAGGAGGGAGTAGCCTTGGTTATTTCACCTTTGTTGGCTCTTATTAAAGACCAGGTTTATGATTTGTATCACCGTGGTATTCCTGCGGTATATCTTAGTTCGGAATTGGATGAGGAACAAGAAGACCAAGTGTATAGCAACCTAAAAAATGATGATTACAAGCTCCTTTATGTTTCTCCCGAGAGACTCCAAAATCGGAAGTTTTTAGAAAATATTGCTGACATCCATATTTCCTTTATTGCGGTAGATGAGGCGCATTGTATTTCGGAATGGGGAAATGATTTCAGACCCAGTTATCAAAATATAAAAGATTTTAGGACACTGTTTCCTTATCTCAACTGCATAGCACTTACAGCAACCGCTTCTAAAAAGGTTATTCAAGAGATTGAAACCAAGTTATCCCTTCATCAAGTTAATATTTTCAAAAAGTCTTATAAGCGTGAAAACTTAGGAATTCGGTTTTATGAGCTTTCGGATAAGTTTACTCATATTTTATATTATTTGAAAAGCAATCCAAACTCAGGGCTTATTTATGTGAGGACGCGTAATGATGCTGAAAATTTGGCGAAATGGCTTCAGCAAAGCGGTATTTCTAAAGTAGATTATTACCACGCAGGACTTTCGGTGAGGGAGAAGCAGAAAAAGCAAGAGCAATGGTTGAAGAGTAATGATTTTACATTAGTTTCTACCAATGCCTTTGGGATGGGGATTGATAAAGATAATGTGTCTTTTGTTATTCACCTTTCTCCACCGCCTTCTATCGAAAATTATTATCAGGAGATAGGAAGAGCTGGGAGAAATGGAGAGCAAGCCGAAACAATTTTGCTTTGGAATGAAAATGAATTGCAGGAAATAGACGATGTACTGAAAAACCAATTGGCTAATTTTTCGGAATACCAAAAAGTAATTTCCTATCTTTACTCCTATTGTAGGGTAGCTGAGCACGAGAAGCCAGAAGCTTTTTTTGAAATTCAGACTCAAAAAATAAGAGCACATACTCGGGTGAGTAGGGCGAAGATTGTGGCAGTGCTGAGGTATCTCCACAACCAAGAGATTATTTATTTGAAAGAATCTAAAGGCTTGTCGAGCTTAGAGCTGAAGTTTGAAATTTCAGATTTGGAGCTTTTATCGAAAGGAGATTCTTATTTTATCGAAAAATTATCTAGAGCTTTGGATGGGATAGCTACCCATAGGGTATATTTTAATGAGAAAAGTATTATCCAGAAGCTAGGCTTGGATGAGGAAGAATTAAAACAGAAGTTGAAAGAATTGCATCATAAAGAACTAGTGGACTATTTTGATGGAAATTCAGCAGGAATAAGATTTTTGGTCCCTAGAAATGATAAATTGCTTCACCATCAATATTGGAATTTATTTTCGACCATCCAGAAATATAAATTGCAAAAATGGGAGGAAATGAAATACTTTATCCAAGAATCTAAGATTTGTAAGATGAAGATGATTTTGGCTTACTTTGGCGAAGGTTCTGCAAAACCCTGTGGAAAGTGTTATATTTGCCTAGATCATAAAAGTATAGAAACTCCTAAAAAAGTAGATGAACTCATCATCGAAAGCTTAAAGGCTTCTCCTAAAAGCTTGGACGAGATATGTATTGATCTTAAATTTTACTCCAAGGATATGATTTTAGATTTGCTAAAAGAATTGTTGGACGAAAAGAAAATAAAAATGTTGAATTATAAAACGTATACTCTATAA
- the fmt gene encoding methionyl-tRNA formyltransferase — MNRLKVVFFGTPDFAKASLEAIHNSHHEVVGVVTVADKASGRGQKIHQSPVKQYAVEQQLPVFQPEKLRNPEFLETIQNLNADIFVVVAFRMMPKVLFGMPPMGTFNLHGSLLPDYRGAAPINYAVINGEKTTGVTSFFINEKIDEGNILLKEEVEVLDSDNAGSLHDKLMLVGAELVVKTLDGLAEGSLQEIPQEQKEHPKTAYKIFKEDTRIHWDQKSEVIHNFIRGMSPYPAAFTTLEIAGAAKGLKIFKARYELQEHQQQAGTLVIDKNTFGIYTKDGMVYPEEVQLEGKKRMILKNFLNGFHHFEDIQLI; from the coding sequence ATGAATCGATTAAAAGTAGTTTTTTTTGGAACTCCAGATTTTGCTAAAGCTTCGCTAGAAGCCATCCATAATAGCCATCATGAAGTAGTAGGAGTGGTAACCGTAGCCGATAAAGCAAGTGGGAGAGGGCAGAAAATCCACCAATCTCCTGTAAAACAATATGCAGTAGAACAACAGTTGCCAGTTTTTCAACCAGAAAAGCTCAGAAATCCAGAGTTTCTGGAAACGATACAAAACCTAAATGCGGATATCTTTGTAGTGGTAGCTTTTAGAATGATGCCTAAAGTGTTATTCGGGATGCCTCCTATGGGGACTTTTAATTTACATGGCTCTTTATTGCCAGATTATCGTGGGGCAGCACCTATTAATTATGCGGTAATTAATGGTGAAAAAACAACAGGGGTAACCAGCTTTTTCATCAATGAGAAAATTGATGAAGGAAATATACTTTTAAAAGAAGAAGTAGAAGTCTTAGACAGTGATAATGCGGGGAGCTTACACGATAAGTTAATGCTAGTAGGAGCAGAGCTTGTAGTAAAAACTTTAGACGGCCTAGCTGAAGGTAGCCTTCAAGAAATTCCGCAGGAACAGAAAGAGCATCCGAAAACAGCATATAAAATTTTTAAAGAAGATACCCGCATCCATTGGGATCAAAAGTCGGAAGTAATCCATAATTTTATCAGAGGAATGTCTCCTTATCCTGCAGCATTTACCACTTTGGAAATTGCAGGAGCCGCAAAAGGCCTAAAAATCTTTAAAGCCAGATATGAATTACAGGAGCATCAGCAACAAGCGGGTACTTTGGTGATAGATAAAAATACTTTTGGGATTTATACCAAAGACGGAATGGTGTATCCTGAAGAAGTACAGCTAGAAGGTAAGAAAAGAATGATTCTGAAAAATTTTTTAAATGGTTTTCATCATTTTGAAGACATACAACTGATATAA
- the lnt gene encoding apolipoprotein N-acyltransferase has product MLKYFSLSILSGLLFAISWPANGIPIFIFFAFVPLMLLEHHLTNFSQVKRKGWAVFGYSFLTFFIWNIFTTWWLFNSKNPDGSHSITAVAVPTLLNSTMMSLVFLAYHYYKKNIGTYFGLTFLVALWLCFEKFHSTWEFSWPWLSLGNAFGGWHQWVQWYDGTGVLGGTLWILLANIAAYYGYRHYQVTRKRLGLLKHLAIFLAVVLIPLSLSLVKYNQQPTHSDQQVSAVLLQPALDPYTQKYNLDSLTITDNLLRLAKDNAQKDVDLFIAPETAIPGIGGISEKGFQHSLVIHKIKEFTQTYPKSTFITGASTYRVYPDEASKTETAYQIPNTNVWVDSYNTALEITPNQPIQTYHKGKLVPGVESFPYMSVLKPILGEAMLNMGGTIASLGSDKERKVFTNPFNKAKVAPVICYESAYGEYTTEYVRNGANLLAIVTNDSWWGFSPGHKQLLALAKLRAIETRRDVVRAANSGISAHINSRGDVVDSFPYGAQGALVVKASLYEEETAYVKYGDVVFRLAMFVLGFMVVYYASMVYMASKTKKSNQHKVK; this is encoded by the coding sequence ATGTTAAAATATTTTTCACTTTCAATATTAAGTGGATTGCTCTTTGCAATCTCTTGGCCTGCTAACGGAATCCCTATTTTTATATTTTTTGCTTTTGTTCCTCTGATGTTGCTGGAACATCATTTAACCAATTTCAGCCAAGTAAAAAGAAAAGGTTGGGCGGTTTTTGGATATAGCTTTTTAACATTTTTTATTTGGAATATCTTTACCACATGGTGGCTGTTTAATTCAAAAAACCCAGACGGAAGCCACTCTATTACTGCGGTAGCAGTTCCTACACTGCTAAATTCCACCATGATGTCTTTGGTGTTTTTAGCCTATCATTATTATAAGAAAAATATAGGAACTTACTTTGGGCTTACCTTTTTAGTGGCTTTGTGGCTTTGTTTTGAGAAATTCCACTCTACATGGGAGTTTAGCTGGCCATGGCTAAGTTTAGGAAACGCGTTTGGAGGTTGGCACCAATGGGTACAGTGGTATGATGGAACAGGAGTGTTAGGAGGTACCTTATGGATTTTATTAGCCAACATCGCTGCTTATTATGGGTACAGACATTATCAGGTTACTCGTAAAAGATTAGGTTTGTTGAAACATTTGGCAATATTCCTAGCAGTAGTTTTAATACCGTTAAGTTTATCTTTGGTAAAATACAATCAACAACCCACCCATTCAGATCAGCAAGTTTCTGCGGTATTGTTGCAACCAGCGCTAGACCCTTATACTCAAAAATACAATTTAGATAGTTTAACAATTACCGATAACTTATTGCGCTTAGCAAAAGATAACGCACAGAAGGATGTGGATTTATTTATCGCCCCAGAAACAGCCATTCCAGGGATTGGTGGGATTAGTGAAAAAGGATTTCAACACAGTTTGGTAATTCATAAGATAAAAGAGTTTACCCAAACTTATCCAAAATCGACATTTATTACAGGAGCTTCTACTTATAGAGTATATCCTGATGAGGCTTCTAAAACAGAGACAGCTTATCAAATCCCCAATACAAATGTTTGGGTAGATAGTTACAATACCGCTTTAGAGATTACTCCTAATCAGCCTATACAAACTTATCATAAAGGGAAGTTGGTGCCAGGAGTGGAAAGTTTCCCTTACATGAGTGTGCTGAAACCTATTTTGGGGGAAGCAATGCTGAATATGGGAGGGACTATAGCTTCTTTAGGGAGTGATAAAGAAAGAAAGGTATTTACTAATCCTTTTAATAAAGCAAAAGTAGCTCCAGTAATTTGTTATGAAAGTGCTTATGGGGAATATACAACCGAGTATGTAAGAAATGGAGCTAACTTATTAGCAATTGTCACCAATGATTCATGGTGGGGATTTTCTCCGGGACATAAACAACTTTTAGCCTTGGCTAAATTGAGAGCAATTGAGACAAGAAGAGATGTTGTACGAGCAGCGAATAGTGGGATTAGTGCACACATTAACTCACGTGGGGATGTAGTGGATAGTTTTCCATACGGAGCTCAGGGAGCTCTAGTTGTTAAAGCAAGCCTTTATGAGGAAGAAACAGCCTATGTGAAATATGGAGATGTGGTTTTCAGACTTGCAATGTTTGTACTAGGCTTCATGGTAGTTTACTACGCATCTATGGTCTATATGGCTTCTAAAACTAAAAAATCTAATCAACATAAAGTTAAATAA
- a CDS encoding ROK family protein: protein MRHNIIGIDVGGSHITLSQVDTEKKELISSSYVREHIDSFGKKEQIFEDWVAAINKAIEGLEKETLLLGIAMPGPFDYENGISLMLQGKFMDIYQVNIKEVLAERLSLSQDQIYFVNDAAAFLEGELYGGCVQGYKRVFGITLGTGLGTTFFKGEFSTDEDLWNSPFRDSICEDYLATRWFVKRYKQLTGETITGTKDLYEKPQELQAQMFEEYAESLGEFIVKYVKYYDPEAIVLGGNITKAYPLYQEKLQEYLEENDIHVKIEISKIFEDAAILGAASFAIKSQ, encoded by the coding sequence ATGAGACATAATATAATTGGAATTGATGTAGGAGGATCTCACATCACTTTATCTCAGGTGGATACAGAGAAAAAAGAACTTATCAGCAGTTCTTACGTACGAGAGCATATCGATTCTTTCGGGAAAAAAGAACAAATTTTTGAAGATTGGGTAGCAGCAATTAATAAAGCAATTGAAGGTTTAGAAAAAGAAACTCTTTTATTAGGCATAGCAATGCCTGGGCCTTTTGATTATGAAAACGGAATTTCATTAATGCTTCAAGGTAAATTTATGGATATTTACCAAGTTAATATTAAAGAAGTGTTAGCGGAGAGATTAAGTTTATCTCAAGATCAAATTTATTTTGTGAATGATGCTGCAGCTTTCTTAGAAGGCGAACTTTATGGTGGTTGTGTCCAAGGCTATAAAAGAGTTTTCGGAATTACCTTGGGAACGGGGCTAGGAACAACTTTCTTTAAAGGAGAATTTTCTACAGATGAAGATCTTTGGAATTCCCCATTCCGAGATAGTATTTGCGAAGACTACTTGGCAACTCGTTGGTTTGTGAAGAGATATAAACAACTAACAGGGGAGACCATTACAGGGACTAAAGATTTGTATGAAAAACCGCAGGAATTACAAGCTCAGATGTTTGAGGAATATGCGGAATCTTTAGGTGAGTTTATCGTGAAATATGTAAAGTATTATGACCCTGAGGCAATTGTTTTAGGAGGAAATATTACTAAAGCATATCCTTTGTATCAAGAAAAATTACAAGAATATTTAGAAGAGAATGATATCCATGTAAAGATAGAAATTTCTAAAATCTTTGAAGATGCAGCTATTCTAGGTGCTGCAAGTTTTGCCATTAAATCTCAATAA
- a CDS encoding GH92 family glycosyl hydrolase, translating into MKLFVSTLLLAGSTWMMAQTQSPVDYVNPLMGTQSKPSLSNGNTYPAIGLPWGMNLWTPQTGKMGDGWIYSYDADKIKGFKQTHQPSPWMNDYAAFALMPGVGKMTFKEEDRASWFSHKAEISTPYFYSVYLADHNVTTEITPTERAAYFKFDFPKTDSAYVVIDALDKGSYVKIIPQERKIIGYTTKYASGKYENFKNYFVIQFDKDFETTSGWKDNTWAKNDLEIKADHAGAVVGFKLKEKQAVHAKVASSFISFEQAELNLSREIGEKNFAQIKTEAKEIWNKALGKIEVKGGSDEQNKTFYSTLYRTLFFPQKLYEIDADNQIKHWSPYNGKIENGRMFAGTGFWDTFRALYPFLNLVYPSINVEMQEGLVNAYKEGGFLPEWSSPGYSNIMIGNNSASVVADAYIKGLRGYDIETLWQAVKHGANHEGPMDAVGRRGVDYYNKLGYVPYDVKINENAARTLEYAYDDFAIYQLGKALGKPASEIDIYKKRAYNYKNLFDKETGLMRGKNKDGSFQKPFNPFKWGDAFTEGNSWHYTWSVFQDVAGLSKLMGGKKAFEAKLDEVFSLPPVFDDSYYGHVIHEIREMQIMNMGQYAHGNQPIQHMIYLYNYTNAPYKTQYWVRQVMDKLYKPTPDGYCGDEDNGQTSAWYIFSSLGFYPVTPATQQYVLGAPLFKEATIHLENGKKIQINAPKNSDANIYVNSLKVNQKEYSKNWLNHQELMKGAVLDFEMQDTPNLKRGSQEKDYPFSMSDK; encoded by the coding sequence ATGAAGTTATTTGTTAGTACTTTACTTTTGGCCGGAAGCACATGGATGATGGCTCAAACACAATCTCCAGTAGATTATGTAAATCCTTTGATGGGGACTCAATCTAAACCTTCTTTATCAAATGGAAACACTTATCCAGCCATAGGGCTTCCTTGGGGGATGAATCTTTGGACTCCTCAAACAGGTAAAATGGGAGATGGATGGATTTATAGTTATGATGCAGACAAGATTAAGGGATTTAAACAAACCCATCAACCTTCTCCATGGATGAATGATTATGCTGCTTTTGCCCTAATGCCTGGAGTAGGGAAAATGACTTTTAAAGAAGAAGATAGAGCAAGCTGGTTTAGTCATAAAGCAGAGATTTCTACCCCTTATTTTTATAGTGTATATCTTGCAGACCATAATGTAACTACAGAAATTACTCCTACCGAAAGAGCAGCTTATTTTAAATTCGATTTTCCTAAAACCGACAGTGCTTATGTCGTAATCGATGCATTAGATAAAGGTTCTTATGTTAAAATAATTCCTCAGGAAAGAAAAATTATAGGCTATACTACTAAGTACGCTAGTGGGAAGTATGAAAATTTCAAAAATTATTTTGTTATTCAGTTCGATAAAGATTTCGAGACTACTTCGGGTTGGAAAGACAATACTTGGGCGAAAAATGATTTAGAAATTAAAGCCGACCATGCAGGTGCTGTAGTAGGTTTTAAATTAAAAGAAAAGCAGGCTGTACATGCTAAAGTAGCTTCTTCATTTATTAGTTTTGAACAAGCAGAGCTTAACCTTTCTCGAGAAATAGGAGAGAAAAACTTTGCCCAAATAAAAACTGAAGCTAAAGAAATTTGGAATAAAGCTTTAGGCAAAATAGAAGTAAAAGGAGGTAGCGATGAGCAAAACAAAACATTCTATTCTACTCTTTACCGAACATTGTTCTTCCCGCAAAAGCTCTATGAAATAGATGCCGACAACCAAATCAAGCATTGGAGTCCTTATAACGGGAAGATAGAAAATGGAAGAATGTTCGCAGGAACAGGATTTTGGGATACCTTCAGAGCTCTATATCCATTTTTAAATCTAGTATATCCAAGCATTAATGTTGAGATGCAGGAAGGTTTGGTTAACGCTTACAAAGAAGGAGGTTTTCTTCCGGAGTGGAGTAGTCCAGGGTATTCTAATATTATGATTGGAAATAATTCAGCTTCTGTAGTGGCAGATGCTTATATCAAAGGTCTTAGAGGTTATGATATCGAAACTTTATGGCAAGCAGTAAAGCACGGCGCCAATCATGAAGGCCCTATGGATGCTGTAGGAAGAAGAGGGGTAGATTATTACAATAAGCTAGGCTATGTTCCTTATGATGTTAAAATCAATGAAAATGCAGCAAGAACTTTAGAATATGCTTATGATGATTTTGCCATCTACCAATTAGGAAAAGCGCTAGGAAAACCCGCTTCTGAAATTGATATCTACAAGAAAAGAGCCTATAATTATAAAAATCTTTTCGATAAAGAAACAGGGTTGATGAGAGGGAAAAATAAAGATGGAAGCTTCCAAAAACCTTTCAATCCTTTTAAATGGGGAGATGCTTTTACTGAGGGAAATAGCTGGCATTATACATGGTCTGTTTTTCAAGATGTAGCAGGTTTGTCTAAATTGATGGGAGGAAAAAAAGCTTTTGAAGCAAAGTTGGATGAAGTATTCTCCTTACCTCCAGTTTTTGATGACTCTTACTATGGGCATGTAATCCATGAAATCAGAGAAATGCAAATCATGAATATGGGACAGTATGCGCATGGAAATCAGCCCATACAACATATGATTTATCTCTATAATTATACCAATGCTCCTTATAAAACCCAGTATTGGGTGAGACAGGTGATGGATAAGCTTTACAAGCCAACACCAGATGGGTATTGTGGGGACGAAGACAATGGACAGACTTCAGCATGGTATATTTTCTCATCTTTAGGATTTTATCCTGTAACTCCAGCTACTCAACAGTATGTTTTAGGAGCTCCACTTTTTAAAGAGGCAACTATCCACTTAGAAAATGGAAAGAAAATACAGATTAACGCTCCTAAAAATAGTGACGCTAATATTTATGTTAATTCATTAAAGGTAAATCAAAAAGAGTATTCCAAAAACTGGCTCAATCATC